In Treponema denticola, one genomic interval encodes:
- a CDS encoding DUF6922 domain-containing protein, whose protein sequence is MFFADYETHKKEKISQSILWEYDTKAPDWDWNIMSKIVVARVLEYGRPEDYYAMFQLYGGFERVKNIVVQIPHLSPKELNWSCLLFDLKKEDFLCCKRTLSRKLHLNC, encoded by the coding sequence ATGTTTTTTGCAGATTATGAAACCCACAAAAAAGAAAAAATTTCTCAGTCAATTCTCTGGGAATATGATACAAAAGCTCCCGATTGGGATTGGAATATAATGTCAAAAATTGTTGTCGCCCGCGTTTTGGAATACGGCAGACCTGAGGATTATTATGCAATGTTTCAACTTTACGGCGGCTTTGAAAGGGTAAAAAATATTGTTGTACAAATTCCTCACCTTTCCCCAAAAGAATTGAATTGGTCTTGTTTGCTTTTTGATTTAAAAAAGGAAGATTTTTTATGCTGCAAAAGAACACTGTCGAGAAAACTGCATTTGAATTGTTAA
- a CDS encoding FecCD family ABC transporter permease, translated as MKLQFKLAGSIAACILVLILGIGIGSVFVPPEDIIKIIFSKIAQKEIYNIESTFVAIVWNVRLPRVLVAFLAGGSLAVSGAVMQSILKNPLASSYTMGVSSGAALGAALVILTGFTLPLIPVFTLPLAGTIAGLLTVYASVKLASLVDRNFENSTIILTGIVFSLFINGIITIIIALNRDGMARLIFWQMGSFASQNIKNFNVLLPICAAGTLILTGFSNEMDLLTFGEEQAKTMGLDTKKVKWLLLFLASALTGTVISFVGIIGFIDLIAPHIVRKLVGARHKIVIPVSFCIGGTAMVLCDMTARTILSPQELPVGAITALAGAPFFCYVYFKGRRRT; from the coding sequence ATGAAACTTCAATTCAAGCTTGCAGGCTCGATTGCAGCCTGCATCCTTGTTCTCATCTTGGGAATAGGAATAGGTTCGGTCTTTGTTCCGCCCGAAGATATTATTAAAATCATATTTTCAAAAATAGCCCAAAAAGAAATTTACAATATTGAATCGACCTTTGTTGCAATAGTTTGGAACGTGAGGCTGCCTAGGGTGCTGGTCGCTTTTTTGGCAGGCGGCTCCCTTGCCGTAAGCGGGGCCGTAATGCAAAGTATCTTAAAGAACCCATTGGCTTCTTCTTACACCATGGGCGTTTCATCCGGCGCCGCCTTGGGAGCTGCTCTGGTAATTTTGACAGGATTCACTCTTCCTTTAATACCGGTTTTTACCCTTCCTCTTGCAGGCACTATTGCAGGCCTTCTTACAGTCTATGCCTCGGTTAAACTTGCATCCTTAGTTGATAGGAATTTTGAAAACTCGACGATTATTTTAACAGGTATAGTTTTTTCTCTCTTTATAAACGGAATTATAACCATAATAATCGCCCTTAATCGGGACGGAATGGCCCGCCTGATATTTTGGCAGATGGGAAGCTTTGCAAGTCAAAATATAAAAAACTTTAACGTGTTATTGCCTATCTGTGCAGCCGGAACCTTGATTCTTACAGGGTTTTCAAATGAAATGGATTTGCTTACCTTCGGAGAAGAGCAGGCTAAGACTATGGGTCTAGATACAAAAAAAGTTAAATGGCTTCTTTTGTTTTTAGCCTCAGCCCTTACGGGAACAGTAATTTCATTTGTAGGCATAATCGGTTTTATCGATTTAATAGCGCCTCACATTGTACGCAAGCTCGTCGGTGCAAGGCATAAGATAGTGATCCCTGTGTCCTTTTGTATAGGAGGCACTGCGATGGTTCTATGCGATATGACGGCAAGAACTATTTTGTCCCCCCAAGAGCTTCCGGTGGGTGCAATCACCGCCCTCGCAGGTGCTCCGTTTTTTTGCTATGTCTATTTTAAGGGACGGAGGAGGACTTAA
- a CDS encoding aminoacyl-histidine dipeptidase produces the protein MNPLQSTEPKEVFKWFYEISQVPRGSGNERAISDFLVKFAKDRSLEVHQDKAMNVIIKKPGTAGYEKSPAVIIQGHMDMVCEKDASSNHDFLKDPIKFVVKGEMLYADKTTLGGDDGIAVAYALTLLDSKDIPHPPLEVLITTEEETGMGGAMALTGEHLQGTRFLNIDSEEEGVFLVSCAGGANINVFFDIKKEAAKGKFLKITVGGLLGGHSGIEINKQRANAIKLLGRILYNIKQNEKINIAEISGGSKHNAIAKDAHAVIAVENKEAVLKIVEKLTSDLKNEYRAVDKLLTVTANETQNTSGQMFTKELSLNLIDFMASIPNGVQYMSMEIPGLVQTSLNNGVLEEIDGKIKFTTSVRSSVRSALDEIVDVLRIQAERCGAEFKKFSEYPAWEYSPNSPVRDAAVNVYKKLNNKEPVITAIHAGLECGLLKKTLPNIDAVSFGPNLYDVHTPNEHMDIASVERVWKFLLAYLVELKN, from the coding sequence ATGAATCCGTTGCAGAGCACTGAACCTAAGGAAGTATTTAAATGGTTTTACGAAATCTCTCAAGTGCCGAGAGGTTCGGGAAACGAAAGAGCTATCAGCGATTTTCTTGTAAAATTTGCAAAAGATAGAAGCCTTGAAGTACATCAAGATAAGGCTATGAATGTTATCATAAAGAAGCCCGGAACTGCCGGCTATGAAAAATCTCCGGCGGTTATTATTCAGGGACACATGGATATGGTTTGTGAAAAGGATGCTTCTTCAAACCATGATTTTTTAAAGGATCCTATTAAATTCGTCGTAAAGGGAGAAATGCTCTATGCCGATAAGACAACCCTTGGAGGAGATGACGGCATAGCAGTCGCATACGCTCTTACCCTTCTTGATTCAAAAGATATTCCCCACCCGCCGCTCGAAGTTTTAATTACGACAGAAGAGGAAACGGGGATGGGCGGAGCTATGGCTCTTACTGGTGAGCATCTGCAAGGAACACGCTTTTTAAATATAGATTCGGAAGAAGAAGGTGTCTTTTTGGTAAGCTGTGCAGGCGGAGCCAATATTAATGTTTTCTTCGATATAAAGAAAGAGGCAGCTAAAGGAAAATTCTTAAAAATCACTGTCGGAGGTCTCCTCGGCGGACATTCAGGTATTGAGATAAACAAGCAGAGAGCCAACGCAATTAAACTTTTGGGAAGAATTCTGTACAACATCAAGCAAAACGAAAAAATCAATATAGCCGAAATCTCAGGCGGTTCAAAACACAATGCCATTGCAAAGGATGCCCATGCAGTAATCGCAGTCGAAAATAAGGAAGCCGTTTTGAAGATTGTAGAAAAACTTACCTCTGATTTAAAAAATGAATACAGGGCTGTGGATAAACTTTTAACTGTTACGGCAAATGAAACTCAAAACACTTCAGGCCAAATGTTTACAAAGGAGCTTAGCTTAAATCTAATTGATTTTATGGCAAGTATTCCCAATGGCGTACAATATATGAGCATGGAAATTCCAGGCCTTGTTCAAACAAGCTTAAATAACGGCGTTTTAGAAGAAATCGATGGAAAAATCAAATTTACAACCTCTGTACGAAGCAGCGTAAGGAGTGCCTTGGATGAAATTGTGGATGTACTTAGAATCCAAGCCGAGCGCTGCGGAGCCGAATTTAAAAAATTCTCGGAATATCCGGCTTGGGAGTACAGTCCCAATTCTCCTGTGCGCGATGCTGCCGTTAATGTTTACAAAAAACTTAATAACAAGGAACCCGTAATTACAGCCATCCATGCAGGCCTTGAATGCGGCCTTTTAAAGAAGACCCTTCCTAATATCGATGCTGTAAGTTTTGGGCCCAATTTGTATGATGTTCATACTCCTAACGAACACATGGACATAGCCTCTGTAGAGCGCGTATGGAAATTCTTATTGGCATATCTAGTCGAATTGAAGAATTAG
- a CDS encoding metal ABC transporter substrate-binding protein: MKSILKTCLFIALLSSVNLFAMGAKEMPDNGKKNVAVTFDAMKELTQAVAGDNVNISVIIPPGMEAHDFEPKAKDLAFLSKADILIYNGLGMEFWLDEAVKAVNNKKLIMVEASSGIEAIKAGHHNHDEHGEDCDCEVCAGQHKHGKGHEHCHHGESDPHTWLSLSSAKIMVKNIENALTTADPANAKSYKENANKYIAELDGLLKEYTEKFSKVKNKLFVTGHAAFGYLCRDFSLDQNSVTDIFNENEPNPKELAKLVEYCREHNIKVIFTEEAASPLVSKTLAKELGAKVEKIYTIESSEDNKSYLERMKTNLMRIYENLK; the protein is encoded by the coding sequence ATGAAATCTATTTTAAAAACATGTTTATTTATTGCTCTTCTTTCATCGGTAAATCTCTTTGCGATGGGAGCAAAAGAGATGCCCGATAATGGCAAAAAAAATGTTGCCGTTACCTTCGATGCAATGAAAGAGTTGACTCAGGCAGTTGCAGGAGACAATGTTAATATTTCGGTTATCATCCCGCCTGGAATGGAAGCTCATGACTTTGAGCCCAAAGCTAAAGACCTTGCTTTTTTATCGAAGGCCGATATTTTAATCTATAACGGTCTTGGTATGGAGTTTTGGCTTGATGAAGCCGTAAAAGCGGTCAACAACAAAAAGCTGATTATGGTCGAGGCAAGCAGCGGAATTGAAGCAATCAAGGCAGGACACCACAACCATGATGAACATGGAGAAGACTGTGACTGCGAAGTCTGTGCAGGGCAACACAAACACGGCAAGGGACATGAACACTGCCATCACGGAGAATCCGATCCTCATACATGGCTCAGCCTCTCTTCTGCAAAAATTATGGTTAAAAATATCGAAAATGCTCTGACTACGGCTGACCCTGCAAATGCAAAAAGCTATAAAGAAAATGCAAATAAATATATTGCCGAACTTGACGGACTTTTAAAAGAATATACCGAGAAATTTTCTAAAGTAAAAAACAAGCTCTTTGTAACGGGACACGCAGCCTTCGGATATCTTTGCAGAGATTTTTCCTTAGATCAAAATTCCGTAACCGATATCTTTAATGAAAATGAACCGAATCCGAAAGAACTTGCAAAACTTGTCGAATATTGCAGGGAGCACAATATAAAAGTTATCTTTACGGAAGAAGCGGCAAGCCCCCTTGTTTCAAAAACCCTTGCAAAAGAGCTTGGAGCCAAGGTTGAAAAAATTTACACAATCGAAAGCTCTGAAGATAATAAAAGCTATCTTGAGCGCATGAAGACAAATTTAATGCGAATATACGAAAATTTAAAATAA
- a CDS encoding ABC transporter ATP-binding protein — MDCPLINVKSLYAGYSKTPVLKDISFSVSKGDSLCVLGPNGCGKTTLLKTLAGLIGYSGEILLKGQNLKNIKRKNIAKKIAVLSQVSSIYFSYSVYDTVMMGRYAHREGSSFLSVSKKDRAYVEKCLRAVDIWNLREKKIDELSGGQLQRVYLARTLAQEPELILLDEPTNHLDLKAQTELILFLKEICKKEAKAVIGVFHDINLALQFADKLIFLKDGTIQASGKKEEVLTGEILQSVYGMDVAAWMKNSFNLWLRVF; from the coding sequence ATGGACTGTCCTTTAATAAACGTAAAATCGCTTTACGCGGGATATTCAAAGACTCCCGTTTTAAAAGATATTTCCTTTTCGGTTTCAAAAGGAGACAGCCTTTGTGTTTTGGGTCCTAACGGCTGCGGAAAAACGACCCTCTTAAAAACTCTTGCCGGTCTTATCGGCTATTCGGGTGAAATTCTTTTAAAGGGTCAAAACTTAAAAAATATCAAACGTAAAAACATAGCAAAAAAAATAGCCGTTTTAAGTCAAGTTTCTTCGATATATTTTTCATATTCCGTTTATGATACCGTTATGATGGGAAGATATGCACACAGAGAGGGCAGCTCTTTTCTTTCAGTCTCAAAAAAAGACAGGGCCTATGTAGAAAAATGTTTAAGGGCTGTAGACATTTGGAATTTGCGTGAAAAGAAAATAGATGAACTTTCAGGCGGTCAGCTTCAGCGGGTTTATCTGGCCCGCACTCTTGCTCAAGAACCCGAACTTATCCTGCTCGATGAACCTACAAATCATCTGGACTTAAAAGCCCAAACCGAGCTTATTCTTTTTTTAAAAGAGATTTGCAAAAAAGAAGCTAAAGCCGTCATCGGAGTCTTCCACGATATAAACCTAGCCCTGCAATTTGCAGATAAACTTATTTTTTTAAAAGACGGTACCATACAAGCCTCAGGAAAAAAAGAAGAGGTTTTAACCGGAGAAATTTTACAATCCGTTTACGGGATGGATGTAGCCGCATGGATGAAAAATTCTTTTAATTTATGGCTTAGAGTTTTTTAG
- a CDS encoding 1-acyl-sn-glycerol-3-phosphate acyltransferase yields MQQTLMEYVKDILPEIAKHTMKNPAVTPENVLQKGNPALSKILDEMVDDLVLENSEFRHPEHLEEFLDEVKKGKKGIILAEHYSNLDYPAFINLMKKTGTKGTELAEKCIAMAGLKLGEDNPYVAAFASAYDRIYIYPSRSIKSIKDPEVLAEELKRSKMINLASMRALEKAKEEGRVILVYPAGTRYRPGKPETKKGVKEIDSYIKMSDIMLLVSSNGNCLRISDSGDMTEDTVWKDRLIFDASPVINCEEYREKVKAEHQNLTGIDKKQAVVDQVMADLEKMHEANEIGRLN; encoded by the coding sequence ATGCAGCAAACTTTAATGGAATATGTAAAAGACATTTTACCTGAAATTGCAAAACACACGATGAAAAATCCGGCAGTTACGCCCGAAAATGTATTACAAAAGGGAAATCCTGCCCTATCTAAAATTCTTGATGAGATGGTAGACGATCTCGTTCTTGAAAATTCGGAGTTTAGACATCCCGAACACTTAGAAGAATTTTTAGATGAGGTAAAAAAAGGGAAAAAAGGCATAATCCTTGCAGAGCACTACAGCAATCTGGATTATCCGGCTTTTATAAATTTAATGAAAAAAACCGGTACTAAAGGAACGGAGCTTGCAGAAAAGTGCATCGCAATGGCCGGGCTAAAACTGGGAGAAGATAATCCCTATGTTGCGGCCTTTGCAAGCGCCTATGACCGCATTTATATCTATCCCAGCCGTTCCATCAAATCGATTAAAGACCCTGAAGTTTTGGCAGAAGAATTAAAACGGAGCAAGATGATAAACCTTGCTTCAATGCGGGCACTTGAAAAGGCAAAAGAAGAAGGCCGGGTAATTCTTGTATATCCTGCAGGAACCCGATACCGCCCCGGAAAACCCGAAACAAAAAAAGGTGTAAAAGAAATAGATTCCTATATTAAAATGTCCGATATAATGCTCTTGGTTTCAAGCAATGGAAACTGCCTGCGTATTTCGGATTCGGGAGATATGACCGAGGATACTGTCTGGAAGGATAGGCTCATCTTTGATGCAAGCCCCGTCATAAACTGTGAAGAATATAGAGAAAAAGTAAAGGCTGAACATCAAAACCTTACAGGCATAGATAAAAAGCAGGCCGTAGTCGATCAGGTAATGGCAGACCTTGAAAAAATGCATGAAGCAAACGAAATCGGACGGCTAAACTAA
- a CDS encoding proline--tRNA ligase, which translates to MKMTQMYMPTLREIPNEAVVESHKLLLRAGMIRNLANGLFAYLPLGLKAFRKVEKIIREEMDAIGCLEFKPPVIVPGEIWQESGRWDSMGPELLRIKNRLNQELVVSPTAEEAFTALLKNELSSYKNYPLLTYQINTKYRDEIRPRYGLMRTREFTMKDAYSFHTNDKSLDEAYLSFEKAYIKIFKRCGLTVIGVKADSGAMGGSGSQEFMVESSVGDDTLLLCPSCGYAANEEKAACAPDKEQGNGNMPQGSALSIEEIDTPNVKTIEDLTAFLKTESSSFIKTLIYRVENSEILSNAENGKKSAKNGDEGSLLIAVCIRGDLEVNEAKLKSSLKASEAILASDAEVEEATGTVVGFAGPVGLKNIPVIADESVMIMHDAVTGALKKDKHLLHVEPSRDFTPAHVFDLRTVRAGDKCAVCGTALYTKKGNELGHIFKLGYKYTKAMNMTYLDENGKQQHPSMGCYGIGLDRLTASIVEEHHDEDGIIWPMSIAPFQAAIVPIKYEGEMQKEADRLYEECKKRGIEALLDDRKERTGVKFKDMDLIGIPIRLVVGKKNLPNIEFKLRKAVESSLVDKDKVVDLVEKTVKEELAKLN; encoded by the coding sequence ATGAAGATGACGCAGATGTATATGCCTACCTTACGAGAAATCCCGAATGAGGCTGTTGTTGAAAGTCATAAACTGCTTTTGAGGGCAGGAATGATAAGAAATTTGGCTAACGGGCTTTTTGCCTATTTGCCCCTCGGCTTAAAAGCCTTTAGAAAGGTAGAAAAAATTATTAGGGAAGAAATGGACGCAATAGGCTGTCTCGAATTTAAGCCCCCCGTAATCGTTCCGGGTGAAATTTGGCAGGAATCGGGAAGATGGGACTCGATGGGCCCTGAACTTTTGCGTATTAAAAACCGCTTAAACCAAGAATTGGTTGTAAGCCCCACTGCTGAAGAAGCCTTTACAGCCCTTTTAAAAAACGAATTATCCTCCTATAAAAACTACCCGCTCTTAACCTATCAGATTAACACAAAATACCGGGATGAAATCCGGCCGCGATATGGGCTTATGAGAACCCGCGAATTTACGATGAAGGACGCTTACTCTTTCCATACAAACGATAAAAGTTTAGACGAAGCCTATCTAAGTTTTGAAAAGGCCTATATAAAGATTTTTAAGCGCTGCGGCCTTACGGTAATAGGAGTAAAAGCCGACTCAGGTGCTATGGGAGGAAGCGGTTCTCAGGAGTTTATGGTAGAATCTTCGGTTGGAGACGACACCCTCCTTCTCTGCCCATCTTGCGGTTATGCAGCGAACGAAGAAAAGGCAGCCTGCGCACCCGATAAGGAACAAGGAAACGGCAATATGCCCCAAGGTTCAGCCTTATCTATAGAAGAAATTGACACTCCCAATGTAAAAACAATAGAAGACCTTACAGCTTTTTTAAAGACTGAAAGTTCTTCTTTTATAAAGACATTGATTTACCGGGTAGAAAATTCCGAGATACTCAGCAATGCTGAAAATGGCAAAAAAAGTGCAAAAAACGGCGACGAGGGAAGTCTTTTAATTGCAGTCTGCATAAGGGGAGATTTGGAAGTAAATGAAGCCAAGTTAAAATCCTCCCTTAAAGCCTCGGAAGCAATCCTTGCAAGCGATGCCGAAGTCGAAGAAGCTACAGGAACGGTAGTCGGCTTTGCAGGACCTGTAGGCTTAAAAAATATTCCGGTCATTGCCGATGAAAGCGTTATGATCATGCACGATGCGGTAACCGGAGCCTTAAAAAAGGACAAACACCTCCTCCATGTGGAACCGTCAAGGGATTTTACGCCCGCCCATGTTTTTGACCTCCGCACGGTAAGGGCCGGAGATAAGTGTGCGGTTTGCGGTACCGCCCTTTACACCAAAAAGGGAAACGAACTCGGGCACATCTTTAAGCTGGGATATAAATATACGAAGGCTATGAATATGACATATCTCGACGAAAACGGAAAACAGCAGCACCCTTCCATGGGCTGTTACGGCATAGGTCTTGACCGGCTTACAGCTTCAATTGTCGAAGAACACCATGATGAAGACGGAATAATCTGGCCCATGAGTATCGCCCCCTTCCAAGCTGCGATAGTTCCCATAAAATACGAGGGAGAAATGCAAAAGGAAGCCGACCGCCTCTACGAAGAATGCAAAAAAAGAGGAATTGAAGCCCTCTTAGATGACCGAAAAGAAAGGACAGGCGTTAAGTTTAAGGATATGGACCTTATAGGCATTCCGATAAGGCTTGTAGTCGGCAAAAAAAATCTTCCCAATATCGAATTTAAGCTTAGAAAGGCGGTAGAAAGCAGCTTGGTCGATAAAGACAAGGTTGTAGACTTAGTTGAAAAAACCGTAAAAGAAGAACTTGCAAAATTAAACTAG
- a CDS encoding nucleotidyl transferase AbiEii/AbiGii toxin family protein, with the protein MLQKNTVEKTAFELLRTLMQDSQMDQFFLVGGTSIALRLGHRKSIDLDLFTQNDISVWELNKHLSKEYGFIERYKAHNTLKGEINGIFIDCIKYDYPLIKPLSTEENIRIASFEDVIAMKLSAITDNGTRLKDFVDISFLSTKYSLDAMLDFYLLKYKNANILSVVKALSYFDDIDFIHEPVNLIVGKFNWEHIEKRLHDMIKNPQEIYTTYPI; encoded by the coding sequence ATGCTGCAAAAGAACACTGTCGAGAAAACTGCATTTGAATTGTTAAGAACGCTCATGCAAGACAGTCAAATGGATCAATTTTTTTTAGTTGGCGGCACTTCTATTGCATTACGTCTTGGACACAGGAAAAGTATTGATTTGGACTTATTTACTCAAAATGATATATCGGTATGGGAACTTAATAAGCATTTATCAAAAGAATACGGCTTTATTGAGCGGTATAAAGCTCATAATACGTTAAAAGGCGAAATAAATGGTATATTTATTGACTGTATCAAATATGATTATCCGCTGATAAAACCATTGTCTACAGAAGAAAATATACGGATAGCAAGTTTTGAGGATGTTATTGCCATGAAACTTTCGGCAATTACCGATAACGGCACTCGATTAAAGGATTTTGTTGATATTTCATTTTTATCAACAAAATATTCATTAGATGCAATGCTGGACTTTTATCTATTGAAGTATAAAAATGCCAATATACTATCTGTTGTAAAAGCTTTATCTTATTTTGATGATATAGACTTTATACATGAGCCGGTAAACTTAATAGTCGGAAAATTTAATTGGGAACATATTGAAAAGCGTTTGCATGATATGATAAAAAATCCTCAAGAAATATACACAACCTATCCCATATAA
- a CDS encoding DUF1361 domain-containing protein has protein sequence MRHYFKNIFKIKSTFALMFLSFFCIFLSVCRIFIAENYFLLFLGWNLFLAFVPWLISSMLYLSKNNKKIVFIVFTAIWLLFFPNALYIVTDFIHLKTAASTMRWYDLILLFSYSFAGLFYGFVSLDFIEAKIKKPFNIKYPQIFSGFVIYLSAFGIYLGRFLRWNSWDLVTNLSSVLSDLFLPIKNPFIHARTWAFILLLGTLFNLLYISYKSFGEKKN, from the coding sequence ATGAGACATTATTTTAAAAATATATTTAAAATTAAGAGTACATTTGCTTTGATGTTTTTGTCTTTTTTTTGTATTTTTTTATCGGTGTGTAGGATTTTTATAGCAGAAAACTATTTCTTACTTTTTTTGGGCTGGAATTTATTTTTAGCCTTTGTACCATGGCTTATTTCTTCAATGCTATACTTGTCAAAAAACAATAAAAAAATAGTTTTTATTGTTTTTACGGCTATCTGGCTTTTGTTTTTTCCAAACGCCCTTTATATAGTAACCGATTTTATTCATCTAAAAACGGCTGCTTCAACAATGCGCTGGTATGATTTAATCCTATTGTTTTCTTACAGCTTTGCAGGTCTTTTTTACGGTTTTGTAAGTTTGGATTTTATCGAAGCCAAGATTAAAAAACCTTTTAATATAAAATACCCGCAAATTTTTTCAGGTTTTGTGATATATCTTTCAGCTTTCGGCATCTATTTGGGAAGATTTTTAAGATGGAATTCATGGGATCTTGTAACGAATTTAAGTTCCGTTCTATCAGACCTTTTTTTGCCGATAAAAAATCCTTTTATACATGCAAGAACATGGGCATTTATTCTTTTACTGGGAACACTCTTTAACCTGCTTTATATATCATATAAGAGCTTCGGCGAGAAAAAAAATTAA
- a CDS encoding ABC transporter substrate-binding protein, whose amino-acid sequence MKNFKKSFFVLAMLLAAGTMVFAGGAKEASLPSVDLTMDRAGAPITLPANVERIVSMAPSTTEVLIDLGVADKIIAADTNTKKDGLLKQDIPYFDMMKPDAEKLIALKPDVVFISGMSNAKGNTPFSPLIDAGICVVNIPSSSSIEAIYLDIAYIAAAVKQEKNGAKIISDMQKEIEAVRKKGAAIAQDKKKTVYFEIGAAPYMYSLGTGTFINEMIEIIGAQNILADQKSWIAVSDEMVLAKDPDVILTNVNYIPNPIDEIMARSGWASLKAVKGKKVFGIDTNSSSRPNHNIIKALKEMAKAVYPEIYK is encoded by the coding sequence ATGAAGAATTTTAAGAAAAGCTTCTTTGTGCTGGCCATGCTTTTGGCAGCCGGCACAATGGTTTTTGCAGGAGGCGCAAAAGAAGCAAGCCTTCCCTCGGTTGATTTAACGATGGACAGGGCTGGTGCCCCGATTACCTTACCTGCAAATGTAGAAAGAATTGTTTCGATGGCTCCGTCTACCACGGAAGTTCTAATTGATTTAGGTGTAGCCGACAAGATTATTGCCGCCGATACCAACACTAAAAAGGATGGGCTTTTAAAACAGGATATCCCATATTTCGATATGATGAAGCCTGATGCAGAAAAACTTATTGCCCTAAAACCGGATGTAGTTTTTATCTCAGGGATGTCGAATGCAAAAGGTAATACTCCTTTTTCTCCCTTAATTGATGCAGGTATCTGTGTTGTCAACATTCCCTCATCTTCGAGTATCGAGGCCATTTATCTTGATATTGCATACATAGCTGCCGCCGTAAAACAGGAAAAAAACGGAGCAAAAATTATTTCGGATATGCAAAAAGAAATCGAAGCTGTCCGAAAAAAAGGAGCTGCTATTGCCCAAGACAAAAAGAAAACAGTTTACTTTGAAATAGGAGCCGCTCCTTATATGTACAGTTTGGGAACAGGAACATTTATAAATGAGATGATCGAAATTATCGGCGCTCAAAATATTCTTGCCGATCAAAAAAGTTGGATAGCCGTTTCCGATGAAATGGTTTTAGCTAAGGATCCCGATGTAATTTTGACCAATGTAAACTATATACCTAATCCGATTGATGAAATAATGGCCAGATCAGGCTGGGCTTCTCTTAAAGCCGTAAAGGGCAAAAAGGTTTTCGGTATTGATACAAATTCTTCTTCAAGACCTAACCATAACATTATAAAGGCCTTAAAAGAAATGGCTAAAGCCGTCTATCCCGAAATCTATAAATAA
- a CDS encoding acyl-CoA thioesterase → MTHTFYVEVRSYELDAYNHVNNSVYLNYLEHARMQFLKKIGFDYVGMIEEGFMLYVSHIDIKYKHSAKLYDKLAIEVTHIDLGKVSGTFLQVIKNEEGKVCAEAKVTWACVDSTGRPVKIPEKYLVPGLEPELQP, encoded by the coding sequence GTGACGCATACGTTTTATGTTGAAGTTCGAAGCTACGAGCTTGACGCTTATAATCATGTAAACAACTCGGTTTACTTAAATTATTTGGAACATGCCAGAATGCAGTTTTTAAAAAAAATAGGTTTTGATTATGTAGGGATGATTGAAGAAGGCTTCATGCTCTATGTATCCCACATAGATATTAAATACAAGCACTCTGCCAAACTTTACGATAAACTGGCCATTGAGGTTACTCACATAGATTTGGGTAAGGTTTCCGGTACATTTTTGCAGGTTATAAAAAATGAAGAAGGTAAGGTCTGCGCTGAAGCAAAGGTAACTTGGGCCTGTGTCGACAGCACCGGACGGCCCGTTAAAATCCCTGAAAAATATTTGGTTCCGGGACTGGAGCCCGAGCTTCAGCCATAA